One segment of Nostoc piscinale CENA21 DNA contains the following:
- a CDS encoding helix-turn-helix domain-containing protein produces the protein MSNYSSQYQGLENYDPQDSKFLTPFQRKALLKNLQSNLQPEYLRRIEIMLLADMGKSQTQICEIVGCSQEMARYWIGIAEAGLAHKWNERPIGRPKIVNAQYMDRLKELVSHSPRDYGYAFTYWTAQWLSKHLANELGISISDRHVNRLLKQMGLSTKPKSSNQQKIEETKDNSITIGDLQTHSEPTFPWSFNLMQTNQ, from the coding sequence ATGTCAAACTATTCTAGCCAATACCAAGGTTTAGAAAATTACGATCCGCAAGACAGTAAGTTTTTAACACCTTTTCAAAGGAAAGCTTTGTTGAAAAACTTACAAAGTAATTTACAGCCAGAATATCTCCGCAGAATTGAAATTATGTTGCTGGCAGATATGGGTAAATCTCAAACTCAAATATGTGAAATTGTGGGTTGTTCTCAAGAAATGGCACGTTACTGGATTGGCATAGCAGAAGCAGGTTTAGCGCATAAATGGAATGAGCGACCAATTGGGAGACCAAAAATTGTGAATGCTCAATATATGGATAGATTGAAAGAATTGGTAAGTCATAGTCCGCGTGATTATGGCTACGCATTTACTTATTGGACAGCCCAATGGTTAAGCAAACATTTAGCAAATGAATTGGGGATTTCGATTAGCGATCGCCATGTTAATCGTCTACTCAAACAAATGGGACTTTCGACTAAACCTAAAAGTTCCAACCAACAAAAAATAGAAGAGACAAAAGATAACAGTATTACTATTGGTGACTTACAAACTCACAGTGAGCCTACTTTTCCTTGGTCATTTAATTTAATGCAGACAAATCAATAA
- a CDS encoding cyclic nucleotide-binding domain-containing protein encodes MPLGFSQEQLAQQITHTLGETLSSQDMERCLTEVQIVEPPVAKQFWQATSANPGIYIIVTGKVRLLDNANNLITTLTAGGAFGESTLFPEEEFRSYVARASVNLKLGYLPEALLQAMMQQYPSMSDRLQKRAELWNLLLLCCQSAPITLNGSVEEMLQALSLFRRHNLETGAPPAKLFQDTRLWLLRRGKLLHADGRILTSGNIYIYPQEGSWQTTQPTIVYSLHNADWQTAVAYWPQLADLAGEEGRRQEAGGRREEEGRGGCRGAGCRGTREQYFYFYLVSLLYLVYSLYLVYSLYLVSLYSLLSTQ; translated from the coding sequence ATGCCATTAGGATTTTCTCAAGAACAGTTAGCGCAACAAATTACTCATACTTTGGGCGAGACATTATCAAGTCAAGATATGGAAAGATGCTTGACAGAAGTGCAAATTGTCGAACCGCCTGTTGCTAAACAATTTTGGCAAGCAACAAGCGCAAATCCAGGGATTTATATTATTGTTACTGGGAAAGTGAGACTGTTGGATAATGCCAATAACTTAATCACTACCCTCACAGCTGGGGGTGCGTTTGGTGAATCAACATTGTTTCCCGAAGAAGAGTTTCGTTCTTACGTGGCGAGGGCTTCTGTTAACCTCAAATTAGGCTATTTACCGGAAGCACTGTTGCAGGCGATGATGCAGCAATATCCTAGTATGAGCGATCGCCTGCAAAAAAGAGCCGAACTTTGGAACTTACTTTTATTATGTTGCCAAAGTGCGCCCATCACCCTCAATGGCTCTGTCGAAGAGATGCTTCAAGCTTTATCTCTCTTTCGGCGACACAATTTAGAGACTGGCGCACCTCCAGCTAAATTATTTCAAGACACTAGACTTTGGCTATTGCGTCGCGGCAAATTACTCCACGCTGACGGACGAATATTAACATCCGGCAACATCTATATATATCCTCAAGAAGGCAGTTGGCAAACTACACAACCAACCATTGTCTATAGCCTACACAATGCTGATTGGCAAACGGCTGTGGCGTATTGGCCGCAGTTGGCTGATTTGGCGGGGGAAGAAGGCAGGAGGCAGGAGGCAGGAGGCAGGAGGGAAGAGGAAGGCAGGGGCGGGTGTAGGGGTGCAGGGTGTAGGGGGACAAGGGAGCAATATTTCTATTTCTACCTTGTCTCCCTCCTCTACCTTGTCTACTCCCTCTACCTTGTCTACTCCCTCTACCTTGTCTCCCTCTACTCCCTACTCAGCACTCAATAA
- a CDS encoding type II toxin-antitoxin system RelE family toxin yields MQSEPPLIQVEATAKFQRNLRILAKKYRSIRNDVQPVVEQLQSGELPGNPIPGVGYIIFKLRVKNSDVQKGKSGGYRIIYYVKTDTNIILITIYSKSEQKDISAEEIKQILADFEQQQEE; encoded by the coding sequence ATGCAGAGTGAGCCACCATTGATTCAGGTTGAAGCTACTGCTAAATTTCAACGCAACCTGCGTATTCTAGCCAAGAAGTATCGCAGTATCCGTAATGATGTACAGCCAGTTGTAGAACAACTGCAATCAGGGGAATTACCAGGAAACCCAATACCTGGAGTTGGATACATAATTTTTAAGCTACGAGTTAAAAATAGTGATGTTCAAAAAGGTAAAAGTGGTGGGTATCGAATAATTTATTATGTCAAGACAGATACAAATATTATTCTAATAACCATTTACTCGAAATCCGAGCAAAAAGATATATCAGCAGAAGAGATTAAACAAATATTAGCTGATTTTGAGCAACAGCAGGAAGAATAG
- a CDS encoding HEAT repeat domain-containing protein, with product MQILQSPQVDVSIRMYTAENLGQIDPGNELTIATWVQLIESTQMDDYICKRAAQNLGKIGRGNKKAIAALEKLLELIYLNDDTRMCIAENLGQIDPGNDGAITTLVQLLESAQVNRDTRRLAARGLGNIGTGNEKAIIALVQILQSKNEDSLIGRLVEESLGQILDNKYQFAVVQTLSGYQQFDDNCYNVLWNCAQNMPYPDFYQAWHQHNFATRAMRSLKKIFSTRII from the coding sequence GTGCAAATACTTCAATCACCACAAGTGGATGTTAGTATCCGTATGTATACAGCAGAAAACTTAGGGCAAATCGATCCTGGCAATGAGCTTACCATTGCTACCTGGGTGCAACTAATAGAATCAACACAAATGGATGACTACATCTGTAAGCGGGCAGCACAAAATTTAGGAAAAATTGGTAGAGGCAATAAGAAAGCGATTGCTGCTTTGGAAAAACTGCTGGAATTAATCTATTTAAATGACGACACCCGTATGTGCATAGCAGAAAACTTAGGGCAAATTGACCCTGGTAATGATGGTGCAATCACGACCTTGGTACAACTGCTAGAATCAGCACAAGTGAATAGAGATACGCGTAGGCTAGCAGCACGAGGCTTAGGGAACATTGGCACAGGTAATGAAAAAGCTATCATCGCTTTAGTGCAAATACTACAATCAAAAAACGAGGATAGCCTCATCGGTAGGTTAGTAGAAGAAAGCTTAGGACAAATTCTCGATAATAAGTATCAATTTGCGGTAGTTCAAACTTTAAGTGGTTATCAGCAATTTGATGATAATTGCTACAATGTTTTGTGGAATTGCGCCCAGAATATGCCTTACCCCGATTTCTATCAAGCTTGGCATCAGCATAATTTTGCTACTCGTGCAATGCGAAGCTTAAAGAAAATCTTCTCCACTAGAATAATTTAA
- a CDS encoding NACHT domain-containing protein, which yields MTSTEGVALQVDDVYIPLGLVERKKQSKPQGDVFPEQGSELYKETEITKTFEHDAFLEEVLKQQNTPKSKGKRIAIIGEPGAGKTTLLQQIADWVSREIAQSIVIWVSLADLQGQKLEEYLLKTWLTAAVRKKGKAKPTQQQENDFVALFKQNHIWLVLDGLDEMSASSGNPLTEIARQFRESGLISQARIVLTCRVNLWDGGINALDNFDIYRTLNFSYPEQVERFIHKWFAANPEAGKQLCNALKEPGKERIQDLVKNPLRLTLLCFNWQSGDGKLPETQAGLYQRFVDDFYKWKQDEFPTTSHQEQKLNIKLGELAKTAIDKETRRFRLRQDLVNSVFKKEEDEVLLKLALNRGWLNCIGVDEQKVYAFFHASFQEYFAATAVDDWHFFLNHVPKNPNQGTYRIFEPQWKQPFLLWLGREELAKDNKQALITALIKFRDRCGVRFFHNKVNKGFYEYRAYFLAAAGITEFKDYSRTDEIVVQIVNWTINGLSSIEEQARLTLQQTDRTQVIDALEILLDSKDVFDIHVCQIADNLGQLDPGNKSAIAALVKLLHSTDEYYEIIRWLAAKSLGQIDPGNEKAIAALEHLLQLTDLHKNTYMQAAKSLGQIDPGNQNAIAALVQVLQSSELDEDIRWQAAHSLQEIGTGNKNVIVALAQLLQLTNLEKDTRKMAASILREIGTGNENVSAILVQLLQLPNLDQDTRWLAAYSLQEIGTDNKNVIVALAQLLQSTDLDEDTRIMVAYSLWEIIISSENEIATLVKLIESKKI from the coding sequence TTGACATCAACTGAAGGCGTTGCACTGCAAGTTGATGATGTATATATACCACTGGGATTAGTTGAGCGTAAAAAACAGTCGAAGCCTCAAGGTGATGTTTTTCCAGAACAGGGTTCAGAACTGTACAAGGAGACAGAAATCACTAAAACATTTGAGCATGATGCTTTTTTAGAAGAAGTTCTCAAACAGCAGAACACGCCAAAAAGCAAAGGTAAGCGAATTGCAATTATTGGTGAACCAGGCGCAGGAAAGACAACACTATTACAGCAGATAGCGGATTGGGTATCGCGTGAAATTGCCCAGTCGATTGTGATTTGGGTATCTTTAGCAGATTTGCAAGGGCAAAAATTAGAGGAATATCTATTAAAGACTTGGCTAACTGCTGCTGTGAGGAAAAAAGGTAAAGCTAAACCTACTCAGCAACAGGAAAATGATTTTGTTGCTTTGTTTAAACAAAATCATATCTGGCTGGTACTAGATGGATTAGATGAAATGTCTGCATCTTCAGGGAATCCGCTAACAGAAATTGCCCGACAATTTCGTGAATCAGGATTAATTAGTCAAGCGCGAATTGTGTTAACTTGTCGGGTTAATTTGTGGGATGGCGGTATTAATGCACTTGATAATTTTGATATTTATCGCACTTTAAATTTTTCTTATCCAGAACAAGTAGAGAGATTTATTCACAAATGGTTTGCGGCTAATCCCGAAGCTGGAAAGCAGCTATGTAATGCTTTGAAAGAACCAGGTAAAGAACGGATTCAAGATTTAGTAAAAAATCCTCTGCGGTTGACGCTGCTGTGCTTTAATTGGCAATCAGGAGATGGCAAGTTACCAGAGACACAAGCAGGACTTTATCAGCGATTTGTTGATGATTTTTACAAATGGAAACAAGACGAATTTCCTACAACATCTCACCAAGAGCAAAAACTCAATATCAAACTTGGGGAATTAGCTAAAACAGCAATAGATAAAGAAACAAGGCGTTTTCGCTTGCGGCAAGATTTGGTTAATTCCGTTTTTAAGAAAGAAGAAGATGAGGTGCTGCTGAAATTGGCACTAAATCGCGGCTGGCTGAACTGTATAGGGGTAGATGAGCAGAAAGTTTACGCTTTCTTTCATGCTTCATTTCAAGAGTATTTTGCTGCTACAGCAGTTGATGACTGGCACTTTTTTCTCAACCACGTTCCCAAAAATCCGAATCAAGGAACTTATCGTATCTTTGAGCCACAGTGGAAACAGCCTTTTTTGCTCTGGCTTGGACGAGAAGAGTTAGCTAAAGATAATAAACAAGCGTTAATTACAGCTTTAATTAAATTTAGAGATAGATGTGGAGTAAGGTTTTTTCACAATAAAGTAAACAAAGGTTTTTATGAGTATCGAGCGTACTTTCTAGCCGCAGCAGGAATTACAGAGTTTAAGGATTATTCAAGAACAGATGAAATAGTAGTCCAAATCGTTAATTGGACTATTAATGGTCTAAGCTCCATTGAAGAGCAAGCTAGGTTAACACTGCAACAAACAGATCGTACACAAGTAATAGATGCTCTGGAGATACTGTTGGATTCAAAAGATGTGTTTGATATTCACGTCTGCCAGATAGCAGACAATTTAGGACAACTCGACCCTGGTAATAAAAGTGCGATTGCGGCATTGGTAAAATTACTTCATTCAACTGATGAGTATTATGAGATTATCCGTTGGCTGGCAGCAAAAAGCTTAGGACAAATCGACCCTGGCAACGAAAAGGCGATCGCAGCATTGGAACATCTGCTGCAATTAACTGATTTGCATAAGAATACATATATGCAAGCAGCAAAAAGCTTAGGGCAAATAGACCCTGGTAATCAAAACGCAATTGCCGCTTTGGTGCAGGTGCTGCAATCAAGCGAATTAGATGAGGATATACGTTGGCAAGCAGCCCATAGTTTACAAGAAATCGGCACAGGTAATAAAAATGTAATTGTCGCTTTGGCGCAACTGCTGCAATTAACTAATTTAGAAAAGGATACCCGTAAGATGGCGGCATCTATTTTACGGGAAATAGGTACTGGTAATGAAAATGTTAGTGCCATCTTAGTACAACTGCTGCAATTACCAAACCTTGATCAAGATACCCGTTGGCTGGCTGCATATAGCTTACAGGAAATCGGCACTGATAATAAAAATGTGATTGTCGCTTTAGCACAACTGTTACAATCAACAGACTTAGACGAAGACACCCGTATTATGGTGGCATATAGCCTCTGGGAAATTATCATTAGTAGTGAAAATGAGATCGCCACTTTGGTAAAACTAATAGAATCAAAAAAAATTTGA
- a CDS encoding Rpn family recombination-promoting nuclease/putative transposase: protein MKRDSIYYQIFKRFPALIFELVDNRPVQAQNYRFESVEVKETTFRIDGVFLPPEDATPKIIFFAEVQFQKDEGLYHRFFTESLMYLNRNQSQYDDWYCVVIFPSRSLEPNDKRTHRIFLNSDQVQRIYLDELGTSDTLPIGINLMQLTTASSETMAEKAKQLIQRVKLEETGKLPKTEIIEIITTIAVYKFSSLSREEVEAMLGLTIEQTRVYQEAKEEGREEREAEILKVAVPLLLKTGMSVEQIAQQFNVAVESVEKYR from the coding sequence GTGAAACGGGACTCTATTTATTATCAAATTTTCAAGCGATTTCCGGCGTTAATATTTGAACTCGTTGATAACCGTCCTGTACAGGCGCAAAACTATCGCTTTGAGTCAGTGGAAGTCAAAGAAACCACTTTTCGGATTGATGGGGTTTTCTTACCACCAGAAGACGCAACACCCAAAATTATCTTTTTTGCTGAAGTGCAATTTCAAAAAGATGAGGGTCTTTATCATCGTTTTTTTACTGAATCATTGATGTATTTGAACCGCAATCAATCTCAATACGATGATTGGTACTGTGTGGTAATATTTCCATCACGCTCTTTAGAACCAAACGATAAAAGAACTCATCGCATCTTTTTAAACAGCGACCAAGTGCAGCGCATTTATTTGGATGAATTAGGTACTTCTGATACGCTGCCAATAGGCATCAACTTAATGCAGTTGACAACCGCATCCTCGGAAACAATGGCAGAAAAAGCCAAGCAACTAATTCAACGAGTAAAATTAGAAGAAACAGGCAAACTGCCAAAAACCGAAATCATCGAAATTATTACGACAATTGCTGTTTACAAGTTTTCGTCTTTGAGTCGAGAGGAAGTAGAAGCTATGCTAGGACTGACTATAGAGCAAACAAGAGTATATCAGGAAGCCAAAGAAGAAGGTCGAGAAGAACGGGAAGCTGAAATTTTAAAAGTTGCTGTCCCACTGTTACTAAAAACTGGGATGAGTGTCGAACAGATTGCTCAACAATTTAATGTGGCTGTAGAATCTGTGGAGAAATACAGATAA
- a CDS encoding diflavin flavoprotein produces the protein MVSLTEKTEKRLTIQTEDIAQDTTAIRSLDWDRDRFDIEFGLQNGTTYNSFLIRGEQIALVDTSHEKFRKLYFDTLTGLINPQDINYLIVSHTEPDHSGLVKDLLQMAPEITVVASKVAIQFLEDLVHQPFKRQIVKNGDRLDLGNGHEMEFVIAPNLHWPDTIFSFDHKTQTLFTCDAFGMHYCSDATFDEDLKTIEADFKYYYECLMGPNSRSVLSAMKRMGELPGLKMIATGHGPLLYHNVEELTQRYRKWSQNQAKPETTVGVFYVSEYGYSDRLAQSIINGISKTDVAVEVVDLGSATDLQELRELVGRCSGLVIGAPPSAGDTIAQAALSTVLGSAKDKQAIGIFETGGGNDEPTYPLLTKFRALGLHVAFPVIQLSDKPSENTYKQCEEAGTDLGQWVTRDRSIKAMKSLSADLDKALGRLSGGLYIITAKKGDVSSAMLASWVAQASFKPLGFSIAVAKDRAIESLMQVGDRFVLNVLEEGNYQTLMRHFLKRFAPGADRFAGVRTQPAEDGTPILADALAYMECEVVSRMDCGDHWAVYSTVNGGRVSKPESLTAVHHRKVGNHY, from the coding sequence ATGGTATCGCTCACCGAGAAAACGGAAAAACGGCTGACTATACAGACTGAGGATATTGCTCAAGATACGACGGCAATTCGCTCTCTAGATTGGGATCGCGATCGCTTTGATATTGAGTTTGGGTTACAAAATGGTACTACCTACAACTCATTTTTGATTCGCGGTGAGCAGATTGCCTTAGTTGATACCTCCCATGAGAAATTCCGTAAGCTGTATTTTGATACGCTCACAGGGTTGATTAATCCTCAAGATATCAATTATTTGATTGTCAGCCACACTGAGCCAGACCATAGTGGCTTGGTGAAAGATTTGTTACAAATGGCTCCAGAAATTACCGTAGTGGCTTCCAAAGTCGCAATTCAATTTTTGGAAGATTTAGTACATCAGCCATTTAAACGGCAAATTGTCAAAAATGGCGATCGCTTAGATTTAGGTAACGGTCACGAGATGGAATTTGTCATCGCTCCTAATTTACATTGGCCGGATACAATCTTCAGCTTTGACCATAAAACCCAAACTCTTTTCACCTGCGATGCTTTCGGAATGCACTATTGTTCCGATGCGACCTTTGACGAAGACTTAAAAACTATTGAAGCTGATTTTAAATATTACTACGAATGTTTGATGGGGCCGAATTCGCGCTCGGTACTGTCTGCAATGAAGCGGATGGGCGAATTACCTGGGCTGAAAATGATTGCTACAGGTCACGGGCCGTTACTCTATCACAACGTTGAGGAACTTACCCAGCGTTACCGCAAATGGAGTCAGAACCAAGCGAAACCAGAAACTACTGTAGGTGTATTTTACGTTTCAGAATACGGTTATAGCGATCGCCTAGCCCAATCAATTATCAACGGTATCAGCAAAACCGACGTAGCCGTAGAAGTAGTAGATTTGGGTTCAGCAACGGATTTACAAGAATTGCGCGAACTAGTTGGGCGTTGTTCTGGTTTAGTCATTGGTGCGCCGCCATCGGCTGGTGATACCATTGCTCAAGCCGCACTCAGTACCGTGTTAGGTTCTGCTAAAGATAAACAAGCCATTGGTATATTTGAAACTGGTGGCGGTAATGATGAGCCGACTTACCCCCTATTAACAAAATTCCGTGCGTTGGGATTACACGTAGCATTCCCGGTCATCCAACTTAGTGACAAACCCAGCGAAAATACTTACAAGCAGTGTGAAGAAGCTGGCACAGACTTAGGACAATGGGTAACACGCGATCGCAGTATCAAGGCGATGAAATCTCTGAGTGCAGACTTAGATAAAGCCCTAGGTAGACTCAGTGGTGGATTGTATATTATTACTGCCAAAAAAGGCGACGTATCCAGCGCGATGTTAGCTTCTTGGGTAGCGCAAGCCAGCTTCAAACCCTTGGGATTCTCCATCGCAGTCGCTAAAGACCGGGCGATTGAATCCTTAATGCAAGTAGGCGATCGCTTCGTGTTAAATGTCTTAGAAGAAGGCAATTATCAAACACTCATGCGCCACTTCCTCAAACGGTTCGCCCCCGGTGCAGACCGCTTTGCAGGTGTGCGAACCCAGCCCGCCGAAGATGGTACACCTATCCTCGCCGACGCTTTAGCATATATGGAATGCGAAGTCGTCAGCCGGATGGACTGCGGCGACCACTGGGCAGTATATAGCACAGTCAATGGCGGTCGAGTTTCCAAACCTGAATCACTGACAGCCGTGCATCATCGCAAAGTAGGAAATCACTATTAA